A region from the Xiphias gladius isolate SHS-SW01 ecotype Sanya breed wild chromosome 20, ASM1685928v1, whole genome shotgun sequence genome encodes:
- the ptpn13 gene encoding tyrosine-protein phosphatase non-receptor type 13 isoform X3 produces the protein MHVSLAEALEVRGGPLQEEEVWAVLSQSAESLQELFHKDPSAMGFIISPWSLLLMPSGNISFTDEYVTQQDLRAFTAPEVLEGVSLTSVSGIEKMHMYSLGMTLFWGADYEIPQSQPMKLGEHLNSLLLNMCDDVTLSRMSLRTVLDICSKHIRNSSCDPPFSYIRKLVRLVLGSLSQLDGLLTDRESLPERSKEIRERLRGKGLPSGRSAAPRVLERYRARSQDQTSLNRGLSRSMGSLPIQGLLKGDEGAALQYSLSDYHHNSESPTELYPKPPSLQHQHSYPYLHPLHPQQKGRPVELDRRSLPFHSGDLGPSQARKTWASSVDLACIDPEALRFGALEDARRGSSALSTLSIGRRKSPLRASRERDSCYPEFGGLKSRKPHHHSALSVGSGLPGAYDRIKERQRKLQVLRQAVDDPVHTHQRYHSDYSSSSESPSVTSSDPDYRQAKKPGEARRYSSQLALSSEHDALSLTSHNTHRHRQYEGTDEGLVGAELLLQKQEEEVQRLQAHLASRLSRANLHPTDDPLAPSRTSMLDLRDPLYTSSVPLRKPKNFHGPEFVKMASEPCIALLVPSSIMKRGKAEEVQRKVGVVLLNGQKLELSCDIKAVCKDVLDMVVAHIGLVEHHLFGLAYLRENEFFFVDPDAKLSKVAPEGWKEDPKKKKSDIPFNLFLRIKFFLDDVNLIQHAMTKHQYYLQLRKDILEERMRCDTENAMLLASLALQAEFSDYQPELHGKTYFRLEHYLPVSVLDKVDQTTIKEELPKLHSNYYGASESEAEFEFLKVSQRLTEYGVHFHRVLPEKRSQTGIMLGVYSKGVLIFEVLNGNRTPVLRFPWRETKKISFTKKKICLQNTSDGIKHLFQTESNKTCQYLPQLCSDQHKFHLQMKARQNNQELQDLENCPLSILQYSLDPRSADSVGRTVSSGSLAPSLSTRSNPDHLKRISYSEVALNKALSGQAVLQDELQFPGFNPVASTASTVLSNPRIMSRSHHNLVQTPESPEPRVAESYRGQSHSGLSQPQPNQVASHFQQHQRASSDTDSLSNQQDKSFGTVSHSSPAWSLSRSKKESDSSSIEDTGQAYVVGVSMHSSSGPPSTPASVNDSLKKKLNALPSPEREITTVNLKKDVKYGLGFQVVGGENSGRMDLGTIISSITPGGPADVNGSLKPGDRLISVNDVNLEGLSHATTIDILQNAPDDVTLVVSQPKERLYKESSSGYVPYQAKSSSKALNSGQRQELDFDTSSEEHVGTGSPSPPLHSAGTPSAASSPVQHHSSLSSQDSRTSSVAKISQPPVNGVQQCLERATAAATAASNVQHHRPEPNMSSDPTPPALPPKTRKAKVSEAPKVSEHSDWGDSDMDEETYSSGQEKLKVKKEYIMENLNGNAPGVNSLHPGELFDVELSKKDSSLGISVTVLFGKGGVNTTVRHGGIYVKAIIPKGAAELDGRIQKGDRVVAVNGKSLEGATHQQAVEALRDTGQTVHLSLEKGHPPADCVHAPLTPQCTPPCAGSDRDQTKNKEQPHEVKEKPEYSFVKQDNVFEVCLLKNTSGLGFSFSREENLPDEPPGSSMVRVKKLFPGQPAAESGRINVGDVILRVNQTPLKGLSQHEVISALRGTGQQVTLLLCRPDHGVLPEMDTSASTPMPSPRKEPLTQAGTTLSIGRTTSPPAPKAKRSQGPVEEALERLLLKSPGRHNSYSDSTDGDEEVEEAFSPSTLEHSRQTWERSVYQTPSSNLGLGRYDSTGHLDDTVNSAFYSPNLSMTRSDLSKRHPSSPVTADLESSPLPMVSAPSAPSPDPLPPPLPLPLNLTVSGNGQDMEELVPEVELKVSLVKSEKGSLGFTLTKGNDHGCYIHDIVQDPAKGDGRLRPGDRMIMVNNTDVSNMGHTDVVNLVRASPRVVDLVVGRVLEAPKPPIEAHLLPDICFKGNQEPLGLVVDGGSESVYGVLFVKDILPGSLAFEEGSLRPLDLIHYINGAPTQDLTLSENTRLLELSLDNLTLKATRDGKPVFPGQKSVSFLNNNITPKVSSSMNGFLKGEDLRDTECLAALCPLEEEIIKLDLEKPQSGGLGFSVIGGERGIFVKSITPGGIAESSGQLQVGDRLLKVNEELMTGVSHTKAVTTIRKAKGLVHLVVSRPPDQNPNTYLAYLPINSDKCNGNTDLSEDSGVKTKLCTPQDELKSGGFPPIPPIDYEDDPLKQKRDTEHSAEFSEDTDCDGSSLPEDSPESSRKVEWQEESVDDPRNENYLQMSAGLPEEDEITWGSDELPIENMNSKSRDDGPIITEDELTSLPLVKVVPDGQYTGPKLNTVVRMMRGLLEQKVPLQEFENLQNLQPLDDCLIGQTKENKKKNRYKNIVPFDTTRVVLGKDGGYINANFIKMPVKDENFMYIACQGPLPTTLGDFWQMVWEQKSNVIAMMTQEVEGGKVKCQRYWPDTPRTAEMVDDKLQITLIKDQYLDNFVIRHIEVKDVQTNEIQRVTHLNYTGWPDHGTPSQPEQLLTFISYMRHVHQSGPIITHCSAGIGRSGTLICIDVVLGLISKDADFDISDVVRNMRLQRQGMVQTEDQYIFCYQVILYVLRCLQAEENISG, from the exons ATGCACGTGTCTCTGGCAGAAGCCTTGGAGGTTCGAGGAGGTCCTctccaggaggaggaggtctggGCAGTGCTCAGCCAGAGTGCAGAGAGCCTCCAAGAACTCTTTCACAAAG ACCCTTCAGCCATGGGTTTCATCATCTCTCCCTGGTCCCTCCTGCTCATGCCCTCTGGCAACATCTCATTCACAGACGAGTATGTCACCCAGCAGGACTTAAGAGCCTTCACAGCTCCAGAGGTCCTGGAGGGGGTTTCCTTGACTTCAGTCTCTGGCATAGAGAAG atgcACATGTACTCCCTGGGGATGACTCTGTTCTGGGGAGCGGACTACGAGATCCCCCAAAGTCAG CCTATGAAGTTGGGGGAACACCTAAACAGCCTACTTCTCAACATGTGTGATGATGTTACATTGAGTCGAATGTCGTTGCGCACGGTGCTGGACATCTGCAGCAAACACATCCGAAACTCCAGCTGTGACCCTCCCTTCTCTTATATCAGAAAACTGGTCCGGTTGGTGCTGGGCAGCCTTTCCCAG ctGGACGGACTCCTAACTGATAGAGAGTCTCTTCCGGAGCGGAGTAAGGAGATTCGAGAGAGGCTGAGGGGCAAAGGCTTGCCCTCAG gGAGGAGTGCCGCCCCCAGGGTTCTGGAGCGCTATCGAGCCAGGAGTCAGGATCAGACGTCTCTTAACCGGGGCCTCAGTCGTTCCATGGGCTCCCTGCCAATCCAGGGCCTGTTGAAGGGGGATGAAGGGGCAGCCCTACAGTATTCCCTGTCTGACTATCACCACAATTCTGAATCCCCCACAGAACTTTACCCCAAACCCCCCTCACTCCAGCACCAGCACTCCTATCCTTATCTGCACCCTCTTCACCCCCAGCAAAAAGGCCGGCCAGTGGAACTGGACCGGAGGTCTTTACCTTTCCACAGTGGGGACCTGGGCCCTAGTCAAGCCAGGAAAACCTGGGCTTCCTCTGTGGACTTGGCATGTATTGATCCAGAGGCTCTTCGTTTTGGGGCATTGGAAGATGCGCGGAGGGGCAGCAGCGCCTTAAGTACCCTCTCTATAGGCAGGCGCAAATCACCCTTGCGGGCATCCAGGGAGAGGGATTCTTGCTACCCTGAGTTTGGTGGGCTGAAGAGCAGGAAGCCTCATCACCACTCTGCCTTGTCTGTTGGCTCAGGCCTCCCTGGTGCCTATGACAGGAtcaaggagagacagaggaaactTCAGGTGCTAAGGCAAGCAGTAGATG ACCCAGTGCACACCCACCAGAGGTACCACagtgattacagttcatccAGTGAAAGCCCCTCAGTGACCTCCTCGGATCCTGACTACAGACAAG CTAAGAAACCAGGCGAGGCGAGACGGTACAGCTCCCAGCTGGCACTTTCCTCTGAGCACGATGCCCTGTCACTGACaagtcacaacacacacaggcacag GCAGTATGAGGGGACTGATGAAGGTCTGGTTGGAGCTGagctgctccttcagaagcaggaggaggaggtacaGCGGCTCCAGGCACACCTGGCCAGCAGGCTGTCCAGGGCCAACCTCCACCCCACAGATGACCCCCTGGCCCCATCTCGCACTTCCATGCTCGACCTTCGAGACCCCCTCTATACCTCTTCTGTACCACTCCGCAAACCCAAG AACTTCCACGGGCCTGAGTTTGTGAAGATGGCCAGCGAGCCCTGTATTGCCTTATTGGTTCCCTCTTCAATAATG AAACGCGGAAAGGCAGAGGAAGTGCAGAGGAAGGTGGGTGTGGTTCTGCTGAATGGCCAAAAGCTGGAGCTTAGCTGTGACATCAAGGCAGTGTGTAAAGATGTTCTTGATATGGTGGTTGCCCACATTGGGCTTGTGGAGCACCACCTCTTCGGCCTTGCATACCTCAGAG aaaatgagttTTTCTTCGTTGATCCTGATGCCAAACTTTCCAAAGTGGCCCCAGAAGGATGGAAGGAGGATCCTAAGAAGAAGAAATCTGACATACCCTTTAACCTGTTCTTACGCATCAAATTCTTCCTTGATGATGTGAACCTCATACA GCATGCTATGACCAAACATCAGTACTACCTGCAGCTGAGGAAGGATATCTTGGAGGAGAGGATGCGCTGTGACACAGAAAATGCCATGCTACTTGCTTCACTGGCACTGCAGGCTGAATTCAGTGACTACCAACCTGAG CTCCATGGGAAGACTTATTTCAGACTGGAGCACTACCTGCCAGTGTCTGTCCTGGATAAGGTGGACCAGACGACCATCAAGGAGGAGCTGCCGAAACTTCACAGCAACTACTATGGAGCGTCTGAGTCGGAGGCAGAGTTTGAATTCCTCAAG GTGAGCCAGAGGCTAACGGAGTACGGAGTCCATTTCCACCGTGTGCTTCCTGAGAAGAGGTCCCAGACAGGCATCATGCTGGGTGTCTACTCCAAGGGGGTGCTCATCTTTGAGGTCCTTAACGGAAATCGTACCCCGGTGCTAAGGTTCCCCTGGAGGGAGACAAAGAAGATTTCCTTTACA aaaaagaagatttgCCTTCAGAACACATCAGATGGGATCAAACACCTGTTTCAGACAGAGAGCAACAAGACGTGCCAGTATCTGCCACAGCTCTGCTCTGATCAGCACAAGTTCCACCTGCAGATGAAGGCCCGCCAAAACAACCAGGAGCTGCAGGACCTAG AGAACTGCCCCCTGAGCATTCTACAGTATTCTCTTGACCCCCGGAGTGCAGATTCAGTGGGGAGGACAGTGAGCTCAGGCAGCCTGGCCCCCAGCTTGTCGACGCGCTCCAACCCAGACCACCTGAAGAGGATTTCGTACTCAGAGGTGGCCCTCAACAAGGCACTGTCTGGCCAAGCAGTACTCCAAGATGAGCTTCAGTTTCCAGGGTTCAATCCAGTGGCCTCCACTGCCTCCACGGTCCTTTCCAATCCACGGATAATGAGCCGCTCCCACCACAACCTTGTGCAGACGCCAGAGTCTCCAGAGCCCCGAGTGGCAGAGTCCTATCGTGGCCAGTCACACAGTGGACTGAGTCAGCCACAACCCAACCAAGTGGCCTCTCACTTCCAGCAACACCAGAGAGCCAGCTCAGACACAGACTCCCTGTCAAACCAACAGGACAA GTCATTTGGCACAGTGTCCCACAGCAGCCCAGCCTGGAGCCTCAGCAGGTCCAAAAAAGAATCAGACTCTTCCTCCATAGAGGATACTGGCCAGGCGTATGTAGTAG GGGTCAGTATGCACAGCTCTTCTGGCCCACCTTCAACCCCGGCCTCTGTTAATG ATTCCCTCAAGAAAAAGCTCAATGCCTTGCCATctccagagagagaaatcaCAACTGTAAACCTGAAGAAAGATGTGAAATATGGCCTGG GGTTCCAGGTTGTAGGCGGGGAGAACTCTGGTCGTATGGATCTTGGTACCATCATTAGCTCCATCACTCCTGGGGGTCCTGCCGATGTCAATGGCTCTCTAAAACCTG GTGACCGGCTGATCTCTGTGAATGATGTAAACCTGGAAGGGCTCTCTCATGCCACCACGATTGATATCCTTCAAAATGCTCCTGATGACGTTACTCTGGTGGTGTCACAGCCCAAAGAGAGGCTCTACAAAG AATCTTCTTCAGGCTATGTCCCTTACCAGGCCAAGTCTTCATCGAAGGCACTTAATTCTGGCCAGAGACAAGAACTAGACTTTGATACCTCGTCAGAGGAGCATGTGGGAACAGGAAGCCCCAGCCCTCCCCTTCACAGTGCTGGCACACCGTCAGCGGCCTCCTCCCCAGTCCAGCATCACAGCAGCCTAAGTTCCCAGGACTCCAGGACAAGCAGTGTCGCTAAAATCAGCCAACCCCCTGTTAATGGAGTTCAGCAGTGCCTAGAAAGAGCTACAGCTGCTGCCACGGCTGCATCCAATGTCCAACATCATAGACCAGAACCTAACATGAGTTCGGATCCTACACCACCGGCTCTGCCACCCAAAACTCGAAAAGCTAAAGTTTCCGAAGCTCCCAAAGTTTCCGAGCATTCTGACTGGGGGGATTCAGACATGGATGAGGAGACCTATTCCAGTGGTCAAGAGAAACTCAAGGTCAAAAAG GAATACATCATGGAAAATTTAAATGGTAATGCCCCAGGGGTCAATAGTCTCCATCCAGGAGAACTATTTGACGTTGAGCTGTCCAAAAAAGACAGCAGCCTGGGCATAAGTGTCACGGTACTGTTCGGCAAG GGGGGAGTCAACACAACGGTTCGACATGGAGGCATCTACGTCAAAGCCATCATACCAAAAGGTGCAGCTGAGCTTGATGGAAGGATACAGAAAG GTGACCGTGTGGTGGCCGTCAATGGAAAAAGTCTGGAGGGAGCCACTCATCAGCAAGCAGTAGAGGCTCTAAGAGACACTGGGCAG ACAGTGCACTTGTCGCTGGAGAAGGGTCATCCGCCTGCAGACTGTGTCCATGCTCCCCTCACTCCTCAGTGCACTCCACCATGTGCTGGCAGCGACCGAGATCAGACCAAGAATAAAGAGCAGCCACATGAGGTCAAAGAAAAACCAGAGTACAGCTTTGTTAAACAAG ATAATGTGTTTGAGGTGTGTCTGCTGAAGAACACATCAGGGCTGGGCTTCAGTTTTAGTCGAGAGGAGAACCTCCCTGACGAACCCCCCGGTTCCAGCATGGTTCGAGTGAAAAAACTTTTTCCTGGTCAACCAGCTGCAGAGAGCGGTCGCATTAACGTGGGGGACGTCATCCTGCGGGTCAATCAGACACCCCTCAAAGGACTCTCGCAACAT GAGGTGATATCAGCCTTGCGAGGAACAGGACAGCAGGTGACTTTGCTCCTCTGTAGACCTGATCACGGTGTTCTTCCTGAGATGGACACTTCAGCTTCG ACACCCATGCCATCACCCCGAAAGGAGCCGTTGACCCAGGCAGGGACCACCCTGAGCATAGGCAGGACGacctctcctccagctccaaaGGCCAAGAGGAGTCAGGGACCTGTGGAGGAAGCCCTGGAGAGGCTGCTGCTTAAGAGCCCCGGCCGACACAACAGCTACAGTGACAGCACAGATGgtgatgaggaggtggaggaagccTTCAGCCCAAGCACCCTCGAGCACAGCAGGCAAACTTGGGAGCGGAGTGTCTACCAGACCCCCAGCAGCAACCTGGGACTGGGACGCTACGACAGCACTGGTCATCTTGACGACACTGTCAACTCAGCCTTCTACTCCCCGAACCTGTCAATGACAAGATCAGACCTCAGCAAGAG GCATCCTTCATCCCCCGTGACAGCTGATTTGGAGTCATCCCCGCTGCCCATGGTGTCTGCTCCCTCTGCCCCAAGCCCAGATCCACTGCCTCCTCCACTGCCTCTGCCCTTAAACCTCACCGTGTCCGGCAATGGACAGGACATGGAGGAGCTTGTCCCG GAAGTTGAGCTAAAGGTCTCCTTAGTGAAGTCAGAAAAAGGCAGCTTGGGCTTCACCCTCACCAAAGGTAATGATCATGGGTGTTACATCCATGACATTGTCCAGGACCCAGCCAAAGGAGATGGGAGGCTCAGGCCCGGGGACAGAATGATTATG GTGAACAACACAGATGTGAGCAATATGGGCCACACTGATGTGGTCAATCTTGTGCGTGCTTCCCCTCGGGTAGTTGACTTGGTGGTGGGGAGGGTCCTGGAGGCTCCCAAGCCCCCCATTGAAGCCCACTTGCTGCCTGACATTTGTTTCAAGGGCAACCAAGAACCGCTTG GTTTGGTAGTGGATGGTGGTAGTGAAAGTGTGTATGGAGTCTTGTTTGTGAAAGACATCCTGCCCGGTTCATTGGCCTTCGAGGAAGGCAGCCTGAGACCGCTTGATTTAATCCACTACATCAATGGCGCTCCCACCCAGGACCTGACTCTCAGTGAGAACACAAGGCTGTTGGAGCTCTCCCTCGACAACCTCACGCTCAAGGCCACAAG GGATGGAAAGCCTGTTTTTCCTGGACAGAAAAGTGTCTCTTTTCTCAACAACAACATTACCCCCAAGGTTTCATCCAGCATGAATG gGTTTCTTAAAGGGGAAGATCTGAGAGATACAGAGTGTCTTGCAGCACTTTGTCCTCTAGAG GAGGAGATCATAAAGCTGGATCTGGAGAAGCCACAGTCTGGAGGTCTGGGTTTCTCTGTGATCGGAGGGGAAAGGGGGATCTTTGTCAAATCCATCACACCGGGAGGAATAGCAGAGTCCTCAGGCCAGCTGCAAGTGGGAGACAGGCTGCTGAAA GTGAACGAAGAACTAATGACAGGCGTGTCCCACACCAAAGCTGTCACGACCATCCGTAAAGCTAAAGGCCTGGTACATCTTGTAGTTTCCAGACCGCCAGACCAGAACCCAAACACATACCTCGCCTATCTACCCATCAACTCTGacaagtgcaatggaaacacaG ATCTGAGTGAGGACAGTGGAGTAAAGACTAAGCTGTGTACTCCCCAGGATGAGCTGAAATCTGGCGGATTCCCTCCCATACCACCGATAG ACTATGAAGATGATCCGCTAAAGcagaaaagagacacagagcaCAGCGCAGAATTTTCTGAGGACACAGACTGTGATGGCTCTTCTTTACCCGAGGACTCCCCTGAG AGTTCCCGAAAAGTGGAATGGCAAGAGGAGAGTGTTGACGATCCAAGAAATGAAAA CTATCTGCAAATGAGCGCTGGACTGCCAGAGGAAGATGAAATCACGTGGGGAAGTGATGAACTTCCAATTGAAAACATGAACTCCAAATCAAGAGACG ACGGGCCAATCATCACAGAGGACGAGCTGACCTCTTTGCCCCTCGTCAAAGTGGTCCCCGATGGCCAGTACACAGGACCAAAGCTCAACACTGTGGTCCGCATGATGAGGGGGCTTCTGGAGCAGAAAGTCCCGCTGCAGGAGTTTGAA AATCTTCAAAATCTCCAGCCACTGGATGACTGTTTAATAGGTCAGACGAAggagaacaagaagaagaatcGCTACAAGAACATCGTTCCCT TTGACACAACTCGAGTTGTGCTGGGCAAAGATGGGGGCTACATCAACGCCAACTTTATCAAGATGCCAGTGAAGGATGAGAACTTCATGTACATTGCCTGCCAGGGACCCTTACCCACCACTCTGGGTGACTTTTGGCAAATGGTTTGGGAGCAAAAGTCTAACGTGATCGCCATGATGACCCAAGAAGTCGAGGGCGGCAAAGTGAAATGCCAGCGATACTGGCCAGACACACCAAGGACAGCAGAGATGGTGGACGACAAGTTACAGATCACGCTGATCAAAGACCAATATCTGGACAACTTTGTCATCCGACACATTGAGGTCAAAGATGTCCAG